The following are from one region of the Nicotiana tabacum cultivar K326 chromosome 3, ASM71507v2, whole genome shotgun sequence genome:
- the LOC107792023 gene encoding serine/threonine/tyrosine-protein kinase HT1 — protein MDEEVNSWIRRTKFSHTVCHRLDSARLASIPFTIQSERIAGAKTRPGTASPNPRTEPAVARLQRNPTTNKQRTESPHPETAISDTFKEARSSQKRFSTPHPQRKEHEKKIMSKSFHKDSRGTKSPMLRSPGSRSPANTSPLRHFTSMKFHDKSKSRKDSAWSRYFDHGGGRVSSVETADEYTIDLSKLFLGLRFAHGAHSQLYHGKYKDEAVAVKIIRITDDDEIGALATRLENQFIREVTLLSRLHHPNVVKFVGACKQPPVFCVVTEYLSEGSLRAYLHKLEHKSLALGKLIALAMDIARGMEYIHSQDIIHRDLKPENILISEEFHLKIADFGIACEEAYCDLLADDPGTYRWMAPEMIKRKSYGRKVDVYGFGLILWEMVAGTIPYEDMTPVQAAFAVVNKNMRPPIPGDCPPAMKALIELCWALQPEKRPEFWQIVKVLEQFESSVAHDGTLNPVQKSMLQDHKKGLHHWIQKLGPVHQNALLHQTASSMPMPKPKFA, from the exons ATGGATGAAGAGGTTAATTCTTGGATTAGGAGAacaaagttttctcatacagttTGTCATAGGTTGGATTCTGCAAGATTGGCCTCTATTCCTTTTACTATTCAGTCAGAAAGAATTGCTGGTGCAAAAACTAGACCTGGAACTGCTTCTCCTAATCCAAGAACTGAGCCGGCCGTTGCGCGACTTCAGCGCAACCCAACTACAAACAAACAGAGGACTGAATCACCTCATCCAGAAACAGCAATTTCCGATACCTTTAAGGAAGCTCGATCTAGTCAGAAGAGATTCTCAACTCCACATCCACAAAGGAAGGAACATGAGAAGAAAATTATGAGCAAGTCGTTTCACAAAGATTCCCGCGGAACAAAGTCGCCTATGTTAAGGTCTCCTGGTTCAAGATCTCCAGCAAATACAAGCCCCCTTCGGCATTTCACATCAATGAAGTTCCATGATAAATCAAAGAGCCGGAAGGATTCAGCATGGAGTAGGTACTTTGATCATGGTGGTGGTAGGGTCAGTTCTGTAGAAACAGCAGATGAGTATACAATTGATCTTTCTAAGCTGTTTCTTGGGCTAAGATTTGCGCACGGTGCGCACAGTCAGCTTTATCATGGGAAATACAAGGATGAGGCTGTCGCGGTGAAAATTATTAGAATAACAGATGATGACGAAATTGGAGCTTTAGCAACTCGATTGGAGAATCAGTTTATTAGAGAAGTTACTCTCTTGTCTCGTCTCCACCATCCAAATGTTGTAAAG TTCGTAGGTGCATGCAAACAACCACCAGTCTTTTGTGTTGTTACTGAGTATCTATCGGAGGGTTCTTTGAGAGCATACCTGCATAAGCTTGAGCATAAATCCCTAGCCCTGGGCAAATTGATAGCACTTGCCATGGATATTGCTCGTGGAATGGAATATATTCACTCACAAGACATTATTCATCGGGACCTCAAACCAGAGAATATACTTATCAGTGAGGAATTTCACCTGAAAATTGCTGATTTTGGAATTGCTTGTGAGGAGGCATACTGTGATCTCCTGGCTGATGATCCAGGTACTTACCGTTGGATGGCACCAGAGAtgattaagagaaaatcatatggCCGGAAGGTTGATGTGTATGGCTTTGGACTCATTCTATGGGAAATGGTGGCTGGAACCATTCCTTATGAAGATATGACACCAGTACAGGCTGCTTTTGCTGTCGTAAACAAG AATATGCGACCACCTATTCCTGGGGATTGCCCTCCAGCCATGAAAGCTTTAATTGAACTGTGTTGGGCTCTGCAGCCAGAAAAGAGGCCTGAGTTTTGGCAGATTGTGAAGGTACTGGAGCAGTTCGAGTCATCAGTTGCTCATGACGGAACTCTGAATCCTGTGCAAAAGTCAATGTTGCAAGATCACAAGAAAGGGCTTCATCATTGGATCCAAAAGCTTGGTCCCGTACATCAAAATGCTTTGTTACATCAAACTGCTTCATCAATGCCAATGCCAAAACCCAAGTTCGCTTGA